In Polynucleobacter sp. es-EL-1, the following are encoded in one genomic region:
- a CDS encoding rubrerythrin family protein → MAKSVKGTKTEESLKEAFAGESQANRRYLYFANQADIAGANDVAAVFRSTAEGETGHAHGHMEYLIEGGAGEPGTGMPAKTVAEALQAAIAGETHEYTDMYPGMAKTARDEGFDEIADWFETLAKAERSHANKFTKTLEAHLANA, encoded by the coding sequence ATGGCTAAATCCGTAAAAGGTACAAAGACTGAAGAGTCTTTGAAAGAAGCATTTGCTGGTGAATCACAAGCAAACCGTCGTTATTTGTATTTCGCGAACCAAGCTGATATCGCTGGTGCGAATGATGTTGCAGCAGTATTCCGCTCAACAGCTGAAGGCGAAACTGGTCATGCCCATGGTCACATGGAGTACTTGATTGAAGGCGGCGCTGGCGAGCCAGGTACTGGTATGCCTGCTAAGACAGTTGCTGAAGCATTGCAAGCAGCTATCGCTGGTGAAACTCATGAGTACACAGACATGTACCCAGGTATGGCTAAAACAGCACGCGATGAAGGCTTTGATGAAATCGCTGACTGGTTTGAAACATTGGCCAAGGCTGAGCGTAGCCACGCCAATAAGTTCACTAAGACTTTAGAAGCACACTTAGCAAACGCGTAA
- a CDS encoding heterodisulfide reductase-related iron-sulfur binding cluster: MTTREGSLEAPTRHPLDWKNPKFYDKADLEAEMERVFDLCHGCRRCVSLCGSFPTLFDLVDATEDLEMEQVDKADYQKVVDQCYLCDVCYMTKCPYVPPHPWNIDFPHLMLRAKAVNFKDDKATFRDKLLSSTDKLGHFAGIPIVTQTVNAVNSTGLARLMMEGALGVDKKAWIPEYAPKTFPQLAKKSEDLPVIDGAKTPGKVAIYATCYINYNEPGIGQDLIKILKHNAIPYELVDKEACCGMPKLELGDLESVAENKEKNIPKLAKLAREGYAILTPIPSCTLMFKQELPLMFPDCADTQLVKDAMWDPFEYFMARNSDGLLKKDFSKELGHVSYHMACHSRVQNVGQKTAETLKLIPGTEVNVVERCSGHSGTWGVKKEFHDMAMKIGKPVFRRMAEEEPNYISSDCQLAGHHIEQGMEELGLPKSEMAHPLTLLAKAYGL; this comes from the coding sequence ATGACAACTCGCGAAGGTAGTTTAGAGGCCCCAACCAGACACCCCTTAGATTGGAAGAACCCTAAGTTCTATGACAAGGCTGATTTAGAGGCTGAGATGGAGCGTGTTTTTGACCTTTGTCACGGATGCCGTCGTTGTGTCAGTCTTTGTGGATCATTTCCAACTTTGTTTGATTTGGTTGATGCAACAGAAGATTTGGAAATGGAGCAGGTGGACAAGGCTGACTATCAAAAGGTAGTTGATCAGTGCTACTTGTGTGATGTGTGCTACATGACTAAGTGCCCATATGTTCCGCCACATCCTTGGAACATCGACTTCCCACACTTAATGTTGCGAGCTAAGGCTGTCAACTTTAAAGATGACAAAGCTACTTTCCGCGATAAATTACTTTCCTCTACGGATAAGCTTGGCCATTTCGCAGGTATTCCAATCGTTACACAAACTGTGAACGCGGTTAATAGCACCGGCTTAGCGCGTCTCATGATGGAGGGCGCTTTGGGCGTTGATAAGAAAGCCTGGATTCCAGAGTATGCTCCTAAGACATTCCCACAATTGGCTAAAAAATCTGAAGACCTGCCAGTGATCGATGGGGCAAAAACACCTGGCAAGGTAGCTATTTATGCGACTTGCTACATTAACTACAACGAGCCTGGCATTGGTCAAGATCTCATCAAGATTCTGAAGCACAATGCAATTCCTTATGAATTAGTGGATAAGGAAGCTTGCTGTGGAATGCCTAAGCTTGAGCTCGGTGACTTGGAGTCTGTTGCTGAAAACAAGGAAAAAAATATTCCAAAATTGGCGAAGTTGGCGCGTGAAGGTTATGCCATCTTGACTCCAATTCCTTCTTGCACTTTGATGTTTAAGCAGGAATTGCCGCTCATGTTCCCTGATTGTGCTGATACGCAATTGGTGAAAGATGCCATGTGGGATCCGTTTGAGTACTTTATGGCTCGCAATTCCGATGGTCTCTTGAAGAAAGACTTCAGCAAAGAGTTGGGTCATGTTAGCTATCACATGGCTTGTCACTCACGCGTACAAAACGTCGGACAAAAAACTGCTGAAACTCTGAAACTCATTCCGGGTACTGAAGTCAATGTGGTTGAGCGTTGCTCTGGACACTCAGGCACTTGGGGTGTGAAGAAAGAGTTCCACGATATGGCTATGAAGATTGGTAAGCCTGTTTTCAGAAGAATGGCTGAAGAAGAGCCAAACTACATTAGTTCTGATTGCCAACTCGCGGGTCACCATATCGAACAGGGTATGGAAGAATTGGGCTTGCCTAAATCAGAAATGGCTCATCCATTAACTTTGCTTGCTAAGGCCTACGGTCTTTAA
- a CDS encoding DUF3501 family protein → MGIITRDSLLSLEAYHKERPAFREKAIQERRLRTVHLGDHLTMIFENEFLMRYQIQEMLRVEKTFEEDGIQDELNAYNPLVPTGSDFKATMMIEYPNEADRKVALAKLVGIEHQMFIEVEGQPRVYAIADEDLERSTADKTSAVHFMRFDLTDDMKKALKAGAQMMVGCDHKGYPMHVQTLPPETLASLVSDLS, encoded by the coding sequence ATGGGAATCATTACACGCGATAGCCTTTTAAGTCTTGAGGCTTATCACAAGGAGCGTCCTGCATTTCGCGAGAAGGCAATTCAAGAACGTCGTCTGCGTACAGTACACCTTGGGGATCACTTAACCATGATCTTTGAAAATGAATTTTTGATGCGCTATCAGATTCAAGAAATGTTACGTGTTGAGAAAACCTTTGAAGAAGATGGTATCCAAGATGAATTAAATGCTTACAACCCTTTGGTTCCAACTGGTTCTGACTTTAAAGCAACGATGATGATTGAATATCCTAACGAGGCTGATCGTAAAGTTGCGCTCGCTAAATTAGTCGGTATTGAGCATCAAATGTTTATTGAAGTAGAGGGTCAGCCACGGGTTTATGCTATTGCTGATGAAGATTTAGAGCGCTCGACTGCTGACAAAACTTCTGCAGTGCATTTCATGCGCTTTGATCTAACAGATGATATGAAAAAAGCCTTAAAGGCTGGCGCTCAAATGATGGTGGGTTGTGATCATAAGGGCTATCCGATGCATGTTCAAACCCTGCCACCTGAAACCCTTGCTTCTTTGGTTTCTGATTTAAGTTAA
- a CDS encoding LysR substrate-binding domain-containing protein — MTLTELRYIVAVARERHFGRAADACFVSQPTLSVAIRKLEEELNTQIFERTNTEVAMTSLGALIVDQAQRVLEEANALKHLAKHGQDPLSGPLRLGAIYTIAPYLLPSLVRIARERLPNAPLFLEENFTVRLLEVLRQGALDCIVIAEPFASAGLNQIDLYDEPFLVAVPKGHPWEDRKSIPHRELKEQNTLLLGTGHCFRDHVLGVCPELNRLGSGSTIGEQRSFEGSSLETIRQMVVSGIGISVLPRTSAPDLTNQDQLISYIPFEDPVPTRRVCLVWRKNFPRAAAMNALAEVIRECALPGVKYI, encoded by the coding sequence ATGACTCTGACTGAACTACGTTACATCGTTGCTGTAGCCCGCGAGCGTCATTTTGGTAGGGCAGCTGATGCCTGTTTTGTTTCGCAACCCACCCTATCGGTGGCCATCCGCAAATTGGAAGAAGAGCTCAACACGCAAATTTTTGAGCGGACCAATACCGAAGTAGCAATGACTAGTTTGGGCGCCCTCATCGTAGATCAAGCCCAAAGAGTTCTTGAGGAGGCTAATGCCTTAAAGCATCTTGCCAAGCATGGTCAAGATCCCCTCTCCGGCCCATTACGCTTAGGTGCAATTTATACCATCGCACCCTATTTATTACCCAGCCTAGTCAGAATTGCTAGAGAGCGACTACCAAACGCCCCACTATTCTTGGAGGAGAATTTTACTGTTCGACTGCTTGAAGTCTTGCGACAAGGTGCCTTAGACTGCATCGTCATTGCAGAACCCTTTGCAAGCGCTGGTCTAAACCAAATTGATTTATACGATGAACCTTTTTTAGTAGCAGTTCCGAAAGGCCACCCCTGGGAAGATCGTAAATCCATTCCTCACCGTGAACTCAAAGAACAAAATACCTTACTTCTAGGAACTGGCCATTGCTTTAGAGATCATGTGCTTGGCGTCTGCCCAGAACTAAACCGCTTAGGCTCAGGCTCAACGATTGGTGAGCAGCGTAGTTTTGAAGGGTCCTCTTTGGAGACCATTCGCCAAATGGTAGTGAGCGGAATTGGTATCTCAGTGTTGCCAAGGACCTCAGCACCCGATCTTACAAACCAAGATCAATTGATAAGCTATATTCCTTTTGAAGATCCGGTTCCAACCAGACGAGTATGTCTCGTCTGGCGGAAAAACTTTCCTCGCGCCGCTGCAATGAATGCATTGGCAGAAGTTATTCGCGAATGCGCCCTACCTGGAGTTAAGTATATTTAA
- a CDS encoding DsbA family oxidoreductase encodes MKPTIKIDFVSDVACPWCAVGLGNLNKAIAAFGDKAQFEVRFRPFELNPNMPKGGQDAIEHLTEKYGLTEEQVKANQAQIRERALEAGFQFHPDGRKRVYNTFDAHRLLHWAGTDFGPEKQARLKTELLKTYFCLAVNLDDQQNLLNAVTSAGLDSDKAKQVLESGLFANEVREEEAQYTGAGIHSVPSVILNDQYLVQGAQAPDSFINAFEQLI; translated from the coding sequence ATGAAACCCACTATCAAAATAGACTTTGTGTCTGACGTTGCTTGTCCATGGTGTGCCGTAGGTCTAGGCAATCTCAATAAAGCCATCGCAGCATTTGGTGATAAAGCGCAATTTGAGGTACGCTTTCGTCCTTTTGAGTTAAATCCGAATATGCCCAAAGGTGGCCAAGATGCTATCGAGCATCTCACTGAAAAGTATGGCCTTACCGAAGAGCAAGTAAAGGCGAATCAAGCCCAAATCAGGGAGCGCGCACTTGAGGCTGGGTTTCAGTTTCACCCAGATGGGCGAAAGCGGGTCTACAACACCTTTGACGCCCATCGCCTTCTACATTGGGCAGGTACTGATTTTGGCCCAGAGAAGCAAGCTCGCTTAAAAACTGAGCTACTCAAAACCTATTTCTGCTTGGCAGTCAATTTAGATGATCAACAAAACCTTCTGAATGCAGTGACTTCTGCTGGCCTTGATTCAGATAAAGCCAAACAGGTGCTCGAGAGTGGGCTGTTCGCAAATGAAGTGCGTGAAGAAGAGGCTCAATATACTGGCGCTGGAATTCATTCGGTACCATCCGTTATTCTGAATGATCAATACTTAGTCCAGGGAGCTCAAGCTCCAGACTCATTTATCAATGCATTTGAACAATTAATTTAG
- a CDS encoding SDR family oxidoreductase, translating into MSKVMIVTGASRGIGAATAKLAARKGFAVCVNYNSHAQEAQAVVDEIQSNGGTAIAVKADVTIADQVNHLFTETMKSFGGLHALVNNAGILETQMRLEDMSSERIQRIFNANVFSTILCIQAAIKLMSTRHQGSGGSIVNVSSVASRLGSPGEYVDYAASKGAIDTLTIGLAKELAVDGIRVNAVRPGYIDTDIHASGGEPNRIERVKQFVPMKRGGTATEVASAIVWLASGESSYTSASFIEVAGGN; encoded by the coding sequence ATGTCTAAAGTCATGATTGTTACCGGGGCTAGTCGCGGTATTGGAGCTGCGACTGCAAAGCTTGCTGCTCGTAAAGGCTTTGCAGTTTGCGTTAACTACAACTCTCATGCCCAAGAAGCCCAAGCTGTTGTTGATGAAATTCAGAGTAATGGCGGCACAGCAATCGCCGTCAAGGCAGATGTAACTATTGCCGATCAAGTGAATCATCTTTTTACGGAAACCATGAAGTCTTTTGGCGGGCTACATGCCCTAGTCAATAATGCTGGAATTCTTGAAACTCAAATGCGCCTTGAAGACATGTCAAGTGAACGTATCCAGCGCATATTTAATGCGAATGTCTTTTCAACTATTTTATGCATTCAAGCAGCAATCAAGCTCATGTCCACTAGACATCAAGGGTCTGGCGGATCGATTGTGAATGTCTCCTCTGTAGCATCTCGCCTTGGATCCCCCGGGGAATATGTCGACTATGCAGCCTCTAAGGGTGCAATTGATACGCTAACAATTGGCCTAGCAAAAGAATTAGCAGTTGACGGCATTCGAGTCAATGCAGTTCGTCCTGGATATATTGATACGGACATCCATGCGAGTGGTGGTGAGCCCAATCGCATTGAACGCGTCAAACAATTTGTACCCATGAAAAGAGGTGGGACTGCAACTGAAGTGGCCTCTGCAATTGTTTGGCTTGCTTCTGGAGAATCCTCCTATACAAGCGCCTCATTTATTGAAGTAGCTGGTGGAAATTAG
- a CDS encoding alpha/beta fold hydrolase, which produces MSMNVFNKWIIALASVLFLNVAQGQSTNTFCPLTTKSIAIDAGSISYLQGGQGPSVLLLHGLFGQKEQWTDMACALAKQGFHVIAPDLPGYGQSSAYPITIYQLESQVKTLQRFMRSVSGNSFHIAGNSMGGAIAGLYANQYAQEIKSLAFIGAPLGIIPWSNQVRDSIYQGVNPFIPVDQAQLDLEMDLLFAKPPVISDDIKTQLLQEYRNNNRHYQQVWDIVNFYGDTLKRFPNQSLPTFILWGEHDEIFNISGLPILKKKFPHSQSHRLANVGHLVMLEQPVKIADLYTSFLKKSQ; this is translated from the coding sequence ATGAGTATGAATGTATTCAATAAATGGATTATTGCTTTAGCGAGTGTCTTGTTCCTGAACGTCGCGCAAGGACAATCCACTAATACTTTTTGCCCTCTGACAACCAAATCAATTGCCATTGATGCTGGTTCGATTAGCTATCTACAGGGTGGTCAGGGTCCTTCAGTCTTGTTATTGCACGGCCTCTTTGGGCAAAAAGAGCAGTGGACAGATATGGCCTGTGCTTTGGCCAAACAAGGATTTCATGTTATCGCCCCTGATCTACCGGGCTATGGGCAAAGTAGCGCTTATCCCATCACTATTTACCAGCTAGAGTCCCAGGTAAAAACTCTCCAGCGCTTTATGAGATCGGTTAGTGGTAATTCATTTCATATTGCAGGTAATTCAATGGGTGGCGCCATTGCTGGTTTATACGCCAATCAATATGCTCAGGAGATTAAATCCTTGGCATTTATTGGTGCCCCGCTAGGAATTATTCCCTGGAGTAATCAAGTAAGAGATTCAATCTATCAGGGGGTTAATCCATTTATTCCGGTTGATCAAGCGCAATTGGATTTAGAGATGGATCTACTATTTGCAAAACCACCAGTGATTAGTGATGATATTAAAACGCAGTTGCTTCAAGAGTACCGCAACAATAATCGACACTATCAACAGGTTTGGGATATTGTGAATTTTTATGGCGATACGTTAAAACGATTTCCCAATCAATCTCTGCCAACCTTCATTCTGTGGGGAGAGCATGATGAAATTTTTAATATTTCGGGATTGCCAATCTTAAAAAAGAAATTTCCCCATTCTCAATCTCATCGCTTGGCAAATGTTGGTCATTTAGTCATGCTAGAGCAGCCGGTGAAAATTGCTGATCTGTACACATCATTTCTAAAAAAATCTCAGTAA
- a CDS encoding ClC family H(+)/Cl(-) exchange transporter: MSDSTSTHTTHSESSEILGLNIWRLVAVAAVAGIGVGFIGGTFHWMLVHGSERFSALLEHWKADGFYGVPGWIGAALIAGICIGLARWLVYFAPSAAGSGVQHVEAVMRKEADPAPLRVLPIKFFGGLLAMVPGMALGREGPTIQMAAVIGSQCGRIFRLSKEDGFLLYTAVAGAGLSVAFNAPMAGIAFVLEEVTRKITTRSVLITLIAVATSITVFRALFGNAISFSIPTLVAPELGNLILYAILGLIVGLMGALYNRNILFGLNLFSTTMPNIPVALKAAFVGAGVGLIAYWQPSWVGGGELQVQQVLSNNFGAQALITLLIVRWLLGSISYSPSLPGGLFAPLLLVGAISGALFAQLINFIPALAFQVDTVSFALVGMAAFFTAVVRAPFTGVLLIIEMSGGVILTPGLLVACVCATLITSYMGSPPIYDSLRERMFSR, encoded by the coding sequence ATGAGCGATTCCACTAGCACCCATACAACTCACTCTGAGTCTTCGGAGATTTTAGGTCTTAATATCTGGCGCTTAGTAGCTGTTGCCGCCGTTGCTGGCATTGGCGTGGGATTTATTGGGGGCACATTTCATTGGATGCTGGTTCACGGAAGCGAGCGCTTTTCTGCACTCTTGGAGCACTGGAAGGCTGATGGTTTTTATGGTGTTCCTGGATGGATCGGTGCTGCTTTAATTGCTGGTATTTGTATCGGCTTAGCCCGATGGCTGGTTTATTTTGCCCCCAGTGCAGCGGGTAGTGGAGTTCAGCACGTAGAAGCGGTTATGCGTAAAGAAGCTGATCCTGCGCCATTACGTGTTTTACCAATTAAATTTTTTGGTGGATTGCTTGCAATGGTTCCGGGGATGGCTCTAGGGCGAGAAGGGCCAACTATTCAGATGGCCGCTGTCATAGGCAGCCAATGCGGCCGCATTTTTAGATTGAGTAAGGAAGATGGATTCTTGCTCTACACAGCGGTAGCAGGGGCGGGATTATCGGTAGCATTTAATGCGCCCATGGCTGGTATTGCATTTGTTTTGGAAGAGGTGACTCGTAAGATAACCACTCGCAGTGTCCTCATTACATTGATTGCGGTTGCTACGAGCATTACTGTATTTCGAGCATTATTTGGAAATGCCATTTCTTTTAGTATTCCCACCTTGGTTGCGCCAGAGTTGGGCAACTTAATTCTCTATGCAATTTTGGGCTTAATTGTTGGTTTGATGGGTGCTTTATACAATCGCAATATCTTATTTGGGCTCAATCTATTTTCTACTACCATGCCCAATATCCCTGTCGCACTCAAAGCAGCTTTTGTTGGGGCGGGAGTTGGATTGATTGCTTACTGGCAGCCATCTTGGGTTGGCGGCGGTGAATTGCAGGTCCAGCAAGTGCTGTCTAATAATTTTGGCGCTCAAGCGCTGATCACTTTGTTAATAGTGCGATGGCTGTTAGGGTCCATCTCCTATTCCCCTAGTTTGCCTGGTGGCCTGTTTGCTCCTTTGTTATTGGTCGGCGCAATTTCTGGAGCGTTATTTGCTCAGCTCATTAACTTTATTCCAGCTCTTGCATTTCAAGTCGATACAGTGTCATTTGCCTTAGTTGGAATGGCTGCTTTTTTTACGGCAGTAGTACGTGCACCCTTTACCGGTGTACTGCTCATTATTGAGATGAGTGGTGGAGTGATATTAACCCCTGGCCTCTTGGTAGCTTGCGTCTGCGCAACATTAATCACTTCTTATATGGGCTCTCCGCCTATCTACGACTCTTTAAGAGAGAGGATGTTCTCGCGGTAG
- a CDS encoding DUF2252 domain-containing protein has translation MSSKLYESFLKKNPSPQERLNLGKSIRKAVDRSSIGQFTVENKRQGPIDILLSQAKTRIPEYIPIRHARMAASPFAFFRGGAAIMAHDLAKIPSPSIQVQLCGDMHVSNFGFFSTTEHQLVFGINDFDETLPGNFDWDLKRLTASAMIAAQLLGQDQLYGEKIVRNICQAYRNNMRQYSTMPYIDLKHTYIDEKSLTNIATKHANAISQKYLKGLVDKARKNNGHGMLGKLTEVTEAGIRLINNPPLIEHLQFSPNGTRITELNDEGMNSYIHSLAPDRKHLLSRYKWIDWARKVVGVGSVGNGCWVMYLQGLDEDDPLFLQTKQAKKSILASYFPDTQFKSEGERVVHGQCLIQGAPDLFLGYGKTVETDFYVRQLRDMKGGISVGGDGINAEIFPDFAKLFGWALANAHARSGDPAVIAGYCGKNELLDDALVKFSIAYSKQNEADYATFLKAIKSGKVSCATEKF, from the coding sequence ATGTCTAGCAAACTGTATGAGTCATTTCTCAAAAAGAATCCAAGCCCTCAAGAGCGACTCAATCTAGGGAAATCGATTCGCAAAGCGGTTGATAGATCCTCAATTGGACAATTTACGGTAGAAAATAAGCGTCAAGGCCCAATTGATATTTTGCTTTCCCAAGCAAAAACTCGAATTCCTGAATACATTCCGATTCGCCATGCTCGAATGGCTGCCAGTCCATTTGCTTTTTTTAGGGGTGGTGCTGCAATCATGGCCCACGACCTCGCTAAGATTCCAAGCCCCTCTATTCAAGTGCAATTATGCGGAGATATGCACGTTAGTAACTTTGGCTTCTTTTCTACCACTGAGCACCAGCTCGTCTTTGGAATTAATGATTTTGATGAAACCCTTCCTGGAAATTTTGACTGGGATTTAAAGCGCCTAACTGCTAGTGCCATGATTGCGGCGCAATTACTAGGTCAAGATCAGCTATATGGAGAGAAGATCGTACGCAATATCTGTCAGGCATATCGAAATAACATGCGTCAATACTCGACCATGCCTTATATCGATCTTAAGCACACCTATATTGACGAAAAATCGCTTACCAACATTGCAACAAAACACGCAAATGCAATAAGTCAGAAATACTTAAAGGGCTTAGTGGATAAAGCTCGAAAAAATAACGGTCATGGCATGCTTGGGAAATTAACTGAAGTAACTGAAGCAGGAATTCGCCTCATTAATAATCCTCCACTGATAGAGCATCTCCAATTCTCACCAAATGGTACAAGAATTACTGAACTCAATGATGAGGGGATGAATTCTTATATTCACTCATTAGCACCAGATCGTAAGCACCTATTATCACGCTACAAATGGATTGATTGGGCAAGAAAGGTCGTTGGGGTTGGCAGTGTTGGCAACGGTTGCTGGGTGATGTATCTTCAGGGACTAGATGAAGACGACCCTCTCTTTCTTCAGACGAAACAGGCGAAAAAATCTATCCTAGCTTCTTATTTTCCAGATACCCAATTTAAATCAGAGGGAGAGCGCGTCGTTCATGGGCAGTGTCTCATTCAAGGCGCTCCAGACCTATTTCTGGGTTATGGAAAAACAGTAGAAACGGATTTTTACGTACGGCAATTACGCGACATGAAGGGCGGAATTTCAGTAGGCGGCGACGGAATTAATGCCGAAATATTCCCAGATTTTGCAAAACTCTTTGGGTGGGCACTAGCCAATGCTCATGCCCGCTCAGGAGATCCTGCGGTTATAGCTGGCTACTGTGGAAAAAATGAGCTTCTTGATGATGCTCTCGTCAAGTTCTCGATTGCCTACAGCAAGCAAAATGAAGCCGACTATGCCACATTTCTAAAAGCAATCAAGTCGGGAAAAGTCTCTTGTGCGACTGAGAAATTTTAA
- a CDS encoding alpha/beta hydrolase has protein sequence MSTSDVSRRKFLMTGSAFATMPTFGLMAQEEKVVFRGWTVSQLNDQLNQGPYLPPPPEVKKIADSYTTNSEKVRAQYPPKTFSYGSSDAEKLDVFAPAYASGLPIMIFFHGGSWDFDNKNNYSSQAVPFLLNNAIYISIGFDNIPPNTMTGLVAQCRKAVSWVYKNAKQIGGDPNKLYVSGHSSGGHLANMMLVTEWEKQGLPTKLFKGGSILSGWTDLYPVSLSMRQQFLKLTPQEIKEYSPINYPQNVKCPIIITCGGGESPYMQMQSGDWATKLQAYDRLAGAYKMQGYIHFTTPFLFNDTNNQVIKATLALMNLI, from the coding sequence ATGTCAACAAGCGACGTTTCACGTAGAAAATTTTTAATGACTGGCTCTGCATTTGCAACTATGCCTACTTTTGGATTAATGGCGCAAGAAGAAAAGGTCGTTTTTAGGGGTTGGACTGTTAGTCAACTAAATGACCAATTAAATCAAGGACCCTATTTACCGCCGCCGCCAGAAGTTAAGAAAATTGCCGACTCCTACACAACTAATAGCGAAAAAGTGAGAGCTCAGTACCCACCAAAAACTTTTTCATACGGATCTTCTGATGCCGAAAAATTAGATGTTTTTGCACCTGCGTATGCATCTGGTTTGCCGATAATGATTTTCTTTCATGGTGGCTCATGGGACTTTGATAACAAGAATAATTACTCGTCACAAGCTGTCCCTTTCTTGCTAAATAACGCCATCTATATCTCCATTGGATTTGATAATATCCCACCGAACACCATGACTGGATTAGTGGCTCAATGCCGCAAAGCTGTTTCTTGGGTATATAAAAACGCTAAGCAAATTGGTGGTGACCCCAACAAGCTATATGTGTCAGGTCACTCCTCCGGTGGTCACCTAGCAAATATGATGCTTGTTACCGAATGGGAAAAGCAGGGCTTACCAACGAAACTCTTTAAAGGTGGCTCCATTCTCAGCGGCTGGACAGACCTTTATCCAGTTTCACTATCAATGAGGCAGCAGTTCTTAAAGCTAACGCCACAAGAAATTAAAGAGTACAGCCCGATTAACTACCCTCAGAATGTGAAATGCCCAATCATCATTACTTGCGGTGGAGGCGAGAGTCCATATATGCAAATGCAGTCAGGTGATTGGGCAACAAAATTACAAGCCTATGATCGTCTTGCAGGCGCATATAAAATGCAAGGCTATATTCATTTCACAACGCCATTCCTGTTCAACGACACGAACAACCAAGTGATTAAAGCGACACTGGCATTAATGAACTTGATTTAA
- a CDS encoding N-acetylmuramoyl-L-alanine amidase, producing MSKSPVNPARRKHLQASAKMMGFVLLFTEIEIAWGAKILGVRIWPAEDYTRITIESDKALPITQQLLTNPDRLVVDVQGMEFNSTLKDLVAKVKPNDPYVSQIRVGQFQPGMVRLVFDLKEPIKPQLFTLDPVAEYQYRMVLDLYPTTPPDPLLELIKSSARKESAIEKGNEEIDLIAQFASKKEPPKAPVAQAIPEAKEPPAKYKRLITIAIDPGHGGEDPGAIGAMGSKEKHVVLSIAKRLRDKIEEDPYMRPFLTRDGDYFVPLHTRVQKARRVEADLFISIHADAFIEPRAKGASVFALSQLGASSTTARWMANKENASDLIGGINIKTQDRQVANLLLDMSTTAQIKDSLQVGNSILKQIGGFAVLHKPRVEQASFAVLKAPDIPSILVETAFISNPQEEARLNDEAYQDRIAEAILKGIRDYFAKNPPVARRRNT from the coding sequence ATGAGTAAGAGTCCAGTTAACCCCGCAAGAAGAAAACATCTTCAGGCATCTGCGAAGATGATGGGCTTTGTCTTACTATTTACCGAGATCGAAATTGCTTGGGGTGCCAAGATACTAGGGGTGCGTATTTGGCCTGCAGAAGATTACACACGCATCACAATTGAGTCCGATAAGGCACTACCGATTACCCAACAACTCCTCACCAACCCAGATCGCTTAGTAGTAGACGTGCAGGGCATGGAATTTAATTCCACCTTAAAAGACTTGGTAGCCAAGGTAAAGCCAAATGATCCATACGTCTCGCAAATCCGGGTAGGTCAATTTCAACCGGGCATGGTTCGTTTGGTATTTGATCTTAAAGAGCCCATCAAGCCTCAGCTCTTTACCCTAGACCCAGTTGCTGAATACCAATACCGCATGGTGCTAGACCTGTACCCCACTACCCCTCCAGACCCCTTACTGGAGTTAATCAAAAGTAGTGCGCGCAAAGAGAGCGCTATAGAAAAGGGTAATGAAGAAATCGACCTGATTGCGCAATTTGCTAGCAAAAAAGAACCGCCGAAAGCGCCCGTTGCCCAAGCTATTCCAGAGGCTAAGGAGCCTCCTGCAAAATATAAACGCCTAATAACCATTGCCATCGACCCCGGTCATGGCGGCGAAGACCCAGGCGCAATCGGTGCAATGGGCTCTAAGGAAAAGCATGTGGTGCTCTCGATTGCAAAACGCCTGCGTGACAAAATTGAAGAAGATCCTTACATGCGCCCCTTCTTAACGCGAGACGGAGATTATTTTGTGCCGCTTCATACGCGCGTTCAAAAAGCGCGTCGAGTAGAAGCAGATTTATTCATCTCCATTCATGCGGATGCCTTTATTGAACCAAGAGCTAAAGGTGCCTCCGTATTTGCACTTTCACAATTAGGTGCTAGTAGCACCACAGCCCGCTGGATGGCCAATAAAGAAAATGCTTCCGACTTAATTGGTGGAATTAACATCAAGACCCAAGACAGGCAAGTTGCCAATCTATTGCTCGACATGTCAACGACTGCTCAAATCAAAGATTCATTACAGGTAGGCAACTCCATTCTGAAGCAAATTGGTGGCTTTGCTGTCCTACATAAGCCCAGGGTCGAGCAAGCTAGCTTTGCCGTTCTTAAGGCACCCGATATTCCCTCAATCTTGGTTGAGACAGCCTTTATCAGTAACCCCCAAGAGGAAGCCCGCCTAAATGACGAGGCTTACCAAGATCGGATTGCGGAGGCTATTTTGAAGGGAATTCGGGACTATTTCGCCAAAAATCCCCCAGTAGCAAGACGTAGAAATACATAA